The following coding sequences lie in one Spinacia oleracea cultivar Varoflay chromosome 1, BTI_SOV_V1, whole genome shotgun sequence genomic window:
- the LOC110804244 gene encoding uncharacterized protein produces MELGFTQEQVRNICILAHVDHGKTTLADHLIASSPDGLLHPKQAGKIRYMDFLDEEQRRAITMKSSSISIKYKEYSINLIDSPGHMDFCSEVSTAARLSDGALVLVDAVEGVHIQTHAVLRQAWVEKLTPCLVLNKIDRLICELKLTPMEAYNRLLTIVHEVNSIVSAYKSEKYLSDVDSILAVSSSEMGVDEIHQLIEDDEEEMFQPQKGNVAFVCALDGWGFTVGEFAEFYAQQFKLKTAAMKKALWGPWYCHPKTGKIVGKKALGEGSTVPPMFVNCVLKPLWQVYQGVLEPDGDKGVIEKVMKRFGLQVPDREKNNKDPKIVLQAILSRWLPLSKAILSMVVRCMPDPVAAQSYRVSRLLPRREVVDEVAKSEVFLDAEYVRKCVETCAFSSEAPTVAFVSKMFAIPKKMIPQRGPNGEIVNDFTDENGTESDECFLAFARIFSGTLTAGQKIYVLSALYDPLKGEATQKHLQEAELQSLYLMMGQGLVPVESVRAGNVVAIRGLGHHILKSATLSSTKNCWPFSSLMFQVSPMLKVAIEPSDPADMGALMKGLRLLNRADPFVEVSVSSRGEHVVAAAGEVHLERCIKDLKERFAKVSLEVSPPLVSYKETIEGEGSNPLDDLKVLSVNTDYVEKTTANGRCTVRVQVMKLPNALTKLLNENSDTLGEIISGKLGQTYKKLVSQIGSAAEDDEPLEAFRKRIRDAVESDIVSGIAEDDTDKIQKCKFLWDQLLERIWALGPGQVGPNMLITPDSIGKSTEDSIIVPGFSHVSAKLGFVDDTSSHSVEEANDTLYAEAASLASSVVSGFQIATAAGPLCDEPMWGLAFIVEAYISPASIQSGESENSLQLMEQYGMFTGQVMTAVKEACRAAVLQKKPRLVEAMYFCELNTPVDYLGPMYGVLSRRRARVVKEEMQESSPLFTVHAYLPVSESFGFADELRKWTSGSSSALLVLSHWEQLMEDPFFVPKTEEEIEEFGDGSSVLHNTPRKLIDAVRRRKGLPVEEKVVQHATKQRTLARKV; encoded by the coding sequence ATGGAATTAGGGTTTACTCAAGAACAGGTTCGGAACATCTGCATCCTTGCACATGTCGACCATGGAAAAACTACGCTTGCTGATCATCTAATTGCATCTTCTCCGGATGGACTGTTGCACCCTAAACAAGCAGGTAAGATTAGATACATGGATTTTTTAGATGAAGAACAGCGTAGAGCAATTACCATGAAAAGTTCTTCTATTTCTATCAAGTACAAAGAATATtcaattaatttgattgattctCCTGGTCATATGGATTTCTGTAGTGAAGTTTCGACCGCCGCTCGATTGAGCGACGGCGCACTAGTTTTGGTTGATGCAGTTGAGGGTGTTCATATTCAAACTCATGCTGTTTTGAGGCAAGCTTGGGTTGAGAAGCTTACGCCTTGTTTGGTGTTAAATAAGATTGATAGGTTAATCTGTGAATTGAAGTTGACTCCCATGGAAGCTTATAATAGATTGTTGACCATAGTTCATGAAGTAAATAGTATAGTGAGTGCATATAAATCAGAGAAGTATTTGTCAGATGTTGATTCTATACTTGCCGTGTCATCCAGTGAAATGGGGGTTGATGAGATTCATCAGTTAATTGAGGATGATGAGGAAGAAATGTTTCAACCTCAAAAGGGTAATGTAGCTTTTGTTTGTGCTTTAGATGGATGGGGTTTTACTGTAGGAGAGTTTGCCGAGTTTTATGCGCAACAGTTTAAATTAAAAACAGCAGCGATGAAGAAGGCTTTATGGGGTCCTTGGTATTGTCACCCTAAAACAGGGAAGATAGTGGGCAAAAAAGCATTGGGTGAAGGAAGCACAGTTCCACCTATGTTTGTTAACTGTGTCCTTAAACCATTGTGGCAGGTTTATCAAGGGGTTCTTGAGCCTGATGGTGATAAGGGGGTGATAGAGAAAGTGATGAAGAGGTTTGGGTTACAAGTGCCAGAccgtgaaaagaacaacaaggaTCCAAAAATTGTTCTTCAAGCTATCTTGAGTCGTTGGCTTCCACTATCGAAAGCCATCTTGTCCATGGTTGTTAGATGTATGCCGGACCCCGTTGCTGCTCAATCATATCGAGTCTCTCGTTTGCTTCCAAGGAGAGAAGTTGTGGATGAGGTAGCAAAGTCTGAGGTGTTTTTAGACGCTGAGTATGTGAGGAAGTGTGTGGAAACTTGTGCTTTTAGTTCTGAAGCACCTACTGTTGCTTTTGTTTCTAAAATGTTTGCTATCCCTAAGAAGATGATTCCCCAAAGGGGTCCAAATGGGGAGATCGTGAATGATTTCACTGATGAAAATGGGACAGAGTCAGATGAATGTTTTCTTGCATTTGCTAGAATCTTTAGTGGTACCCTTACTGCTGGGCAGAAAATCTATGTACTTTCAGCTTTATATGATCCACTAAAAGGAGAAGCAACACAGAAGCATCTGCAGGAAGCGGAATTGCAGTCACTGTATCTGATGATGGGCCAGGGTTTAGTGCCTGTAGAATCTGTCAGGGCTGGAAATGTGGTAGCTATACGAGGATTGGGGCATCATATCTTAAAAAGTGCTACACTTTCCTCGACTAAGAACTGTTGGCCTTTCTCGAGTTTGATGTTTCAAGTTTCACCAATGCTAAAAGTTGCCATAGAGCCCTCTGATCCAGCAGATATGGGTGCACTTATGAAAGGCTTGAGGCTTCTGAATCGTGCTGATCCTTTTGTGGAGGTTTCAGTCTCGTCTAGGGGAGAACATGTGGTTGCTGCTGCAGGAGAGGTGCATCTTGAGAGATGCATAAAGGATTTGAAGGAAAGATTTGCCAAGGTGAGCTTGGAAGTGTCTCCACCTCTCGTCTCCTATAAAGAGACAATTGAGGGTGAAGGATCTAATCCATTAGATGATTTGAAAGTACTATCAGTAAATACTGATTATGTTGAAAAGACAACTGCTAATGGAAGGTGCACTGTTAGAGTACAAGTCATGAAGCTTCCAAATGCACTTACAAAGTTGCTTAATGAAAATTCTGACACACTTGGGGAAATTATTAGTGGTAAACTTGGTCAGACTTATAAGAAGTTGGTGTCCCAGATAGGTTCTGCTGCTGAAGATGATGAGCCTCTTGAAGCATTCAGGAAACGCATAAGGGATGCTGTGGAAAGCGATATTGTTTCTGGAATTGCGGAAGACGACACTGATAAGATTCAAAAGTGTAAATTTTTGTGGGATCAGCTTCTAGAGAGGATTTGGGCTCTGGGTCCTGGACAGGTTGGCCCTAATATGCTTATTACCCCAGATTCTATAGGAAAAAGTACCGAGGATTCCATAATTGTCCCTGGATTCTCCCACGTGTCTGCTAAACTTGGTTTTGTAGATGATACCAGTTCTCATAGTGTCGAGGAGGCAAATGATACTCTTTATGCTGAAGCTGCCAGTCTGGCAAGTAGTGTGGTGTCTGGTTTCCAAATTGCAACTGCAGCTGGTCCTTTATGTGATGAGCCTATGTGGGGTTTGGCATTTATTGTCGAGGCTTACATTTCCCCAGCATCCATTCAATCAGGCGAGTCTGAAAATTCTCTACAGCTAATGGAGCAATATGGAATGTTCACTGGTCAGGTGATGACTGCAGTAAAAGAGGCTTGCAGAGCTGCTGTACTTCAGAAAAAACCGCGTCTTGTTGAAGCAATGTACTTTTGTGAGCTGAACACCCCAGTTGATTATTTGGGACCCATGTATGGTGTGCTTTCTCGTAGGAGAGCCCGAGTAGTGAAGGAAGAAATGCAGGAAAGCTCTCCCTTGTTCACTGTGCATGCTTACTTGCCGGTTTCTGAAAGCTTTGGGTTCGCTGATGAGCTTAGGAAATGGACTTCTGGGTCATCAAGTGCGCTTCTTGTTCTTAGTCACTGGGAACAGCTTATGGAGGATCCTTTCTTTGTTCCTAAGACAGAGGAAGAGATTGAGGAGTTTGGAGATGGTTCTAGTGTCCTTCACAATACACCCAGAAAGCTCATTGATGCTGTGAGGCGGAGAAAAGGACTCCCTGTAGAGGAAAAAGTTGTTCAGCATGCAACCAAGCAGAGGACCCTGGCTCGTAAGGTGTAG